The Fundulus heteroclitus isolate FHET01 chromosome 13, MU-UCD_Fhet_4.1, whole genome shotgun sequence genome contains a region encoding:
- the LOC118556018 gene encoding cbp/p300-interacting transactivator 3-like, translated as MAEHMMMPVNHNFRMGMNGPPQHHGQPSLRGLPNGQVLHYSRNPQNNMEGVMRQRPNIMGPGGMGSPVNGASMTNHHNQMMHGNLMYNAQGPQQQHHHHMHPQQQQQQQQQQQGGHPQQYIPGNLTSQQLMASMHLQKLNTQYHGHPLGSSSGPHLHNGAQYRMGPAQLSGMQHIGGPFGLNGMDMDLIDEEVLTSLVLELGLDRVQELPELFLGQNEFDFISDFVCKQQSSTVSC; from the coding sequence ATGGCTGAACACATGATGATGCCTGTGAACCACAACTTCCGGATGGGGATGAATGGACCTCCACAGCACCATGGCCAGCCTAGCCTGCGCGGGCTGCCAAATGGCCAGGTGTTGCACTATAGCAGGAACCCTCAGAATAACATGGAGGGTGTCATGAGACAGAGACCAAACATTATGGGACCGGGCGGCATGGGAAGCCCTGTGAATGGAGCTTCAATGACCAACCATCACAACCAGATGATGCATGGGAACCTGATGTATAATGCCCAGGGccctcagcagcagcaccatCACCACATGCacccccagcagcagcagcagcaacaacagcagcagcagggtggACACCCACAGCAGTACATCCCGGGCAACCTCACATCCCAGCAGCTTATGGCGAGCATGCATCTACAGAAACTCAACACTCAGTATCACGGACATCCGCTGGGATCAAGCAGTGGTCCCCACCTGCACAATGGCGCTCAGTACCGCATGGGCCCAGCCCAGCTTTCAGGCATGCAGCACATTGGCGGGCCTTTCGGGCTAAACGGAATGGACATGGATCTAATTGATGAGGAAGTTCTAACTTCACTGGTGTTGGAGTTGGGTTTGGATCGTGTTCAGGAGCTGCCTGAGCTCTTCCTGGGACAGAATGAGTTTGACTTCATATCAGACTTTGTGTGCAAACAGCAGTCGAGCACAGTGAGCTGTTAA